The following coding sequences lie in one Candidatus Bathyarchaeota archaeon genomic window:
- a CDS encoding right-handed parallel beta-helix repeat-containing protein, whose translation MRRATYAFSFSIAMLILLLVGTLALTFNIQPVKTSGTIYIRADGSIDPPTANITTADNVTYTFTGTINDFIVIERNNIVVDGAGYSVQGAGTGTGISLRSRSNVTLKNVEVTNFTYGIFLYDSSSNNTLTGNNASNNFRGISLYDSSSNTITGNTASNNTYGIYLYASSNNDVFHNNLIGNTLQAIVAGIIDTNTWDNGCEGNYWSD comes from the coding sequence ATGAGAAGAGCAACATACGCTTTTTCATTCTCTATAGCTATGCTGATTCTGCTTCTAGTTGGCACATTAGCCTTAACGTTTAACATTCAACCAGTTAAAACGAGTGGAACCATCTACATTAGAGCCGATGGAAGTATTGACCCTCCAACAGCAAACATAACCACTGCAGACAATGTCACCTACACCTTCACTGGCACAATTAACGATTTCATTGTAATAGAGAGGAATAACATTGTGGTTGATGGAGCAGGCTACTCGGTGCAGGGCGCAGGCACAGGAACTGGAATAAGTCTACGTAGCAGAAGCAACGTAACGCTCAAGAACGTAGAAGTCACAAACTTCACCTATGGAATCTTCCTCTACGATTCCAGCAGCAATAACACTCTTACTGGTAACAACGCCTCCAACAACTTTCGTGGAATCAGCCTCTACGATTCCAGCAGCAACACGATTACTGGCAACACCGCCTCAAACAACACTTATGGAATCTACCTCTACGCTTCCAGCAATAACGATGTTTTCCATAACAACCTAATCGGTAACACTCTTCAAGCAATTGTTGCAGGAATAATCGATACAAACACATGGGATAATGGATGTGAAGGCAACTACTGGAGTGACT